The DNA segment AAAAGTCCCCACCAAAACAAGCGGTGCTCCTAGCACCTCCTGTTTATTATGGGTAATTCAGGTTGCCATGACAATAACGTTAAAAAAAAACGTGTTTTAATTAGTATAAAAAGTAATTAGGTAGCTAGGTATtttcatattaaatattaatattaatgcaaTGATGTGAgttttatattaatacattGTACCTTGttgtatttattgcatttatttcatattaaatattaatatttaatgcaatgagttttatattaatacattGTACCTTGttgtatttattgcatttatttcatattaaatattaatattaatgcaaTGATGTGAGTTTTATAGTAATACATTGTACCttgttatatttattgtatttatttcatattaaatattaatatttaatgcaATGATGTGAgttttatattaatacattGTACCttgttatatttattgtatttatttcatatttaatattaatatttaatgcaATGATGTGAgttttatattaatacattGTACcttgttgtatttattgtttttatttatactttttaaaactaaaacaatattaatgtagctatatcattaataaatgtTGTACATCAATCCAAACTATTTCAGAAGACTCTAAAATTCAatacaattttaaaaagtttcctgtttaaatgttttaaaccacaaaatatttctgtatttctgacAGAAGCAGGATATTTTTCTACAGTTCAAGTACTTTTATAGAAATCTGACTTTTATAAAAGTCCTTAAGAAAAACAAACGGCACAAACCAAGAACAACTTAAAAACAAACCTTTACCACATCTGTTCTCTATGTGATAATTCAGGTTgccatgacaataacattaatattttaatgtttaatttattttaaaaaataaatcaataaacaaacaatctTTAAACCGTATTGTACTAGAACATAGCTGTAATTATGTATAAAAGAATCAACATCATCAGGGCATACAAttatctaattattattattattattattattattattatattattaataataataaatgttgcACATAAATCCAAACAATTTCAAAACACTGGTAAATTCAAtacaataaatgttttaaaccaCAGAAGGTACAAaccatattttttaatatttctgtATTCTATATTATCTGTATTTTTAACGGTTCAAATAGTTTTAAAtagttttgaaatatttttaaGCACAAAAGTAAAGCAGGACTTTTATCGCAGCTCTGACGTGCATGGCGTGACGCTCACCCGATTACCGTAACGGCAGAAACGCGCTCACCTAACAAAGTGCTCCAGCTCCTCTGATTCACAGGCTTACGTTCGTGAAACGTCCGCACGTAGAATCTAAGAGGGGGTTAATTTAGTAAACGCCCCCCGTGTCTAGCCCCATTAACAGACGCCTTTATAACACGCCACAGACATTTTTACACGGGCTTCTCTGCCCCGTCTGTGTATTACGGTAACTCCCGAATGGGCGTGTCCAACGAGCTCAGCACGGGGAGCGTGTTCCGCTGGAGGTGCTGCTCGCGCTATGGCAGCTCTGCAGCCCAGGCTGATCCTATTATTCAGCGGGAAGCGAAAGTCGGGGAAGGACTACGTGACTGGTGCCATACAGGACAGGTGAGGCGCATCTTCTGCACCTTTATTCGACCCTCGTGCTTCTGCTTTCTGCTGCGGTAACGGTGCTGTGTTTTGCAGACTGGGTCCCCATGCGTGCTCCATCCTCCGCCTTTCTGCTCCCCTGAAAGCACAGTATGCACAGGTAGGACCACCGCCTGGAGCCTGCACGTCCAGAGCTGTCCAGTATTCATAGATCATATGTTAGATAAGAAGTGTGTGCAGAGGAGATGCCAGAGACTGCTTTTCTATGCTGTAATCTGGCCTATAAAGTACCAACAGTAGCGAAATCACCCTATTTATGATCATTTATAGacatttaataaagaaaaataatatatatagataacTAATATCAATCTGCGAGGCATCCAGCATTCTGGAATACATACAGATCATTATATACATTAAAactatttgtttatttgatttattacattattattttagttatttatttgttatatttatttaaattaaggTTATCTGATTTTAATTTAGGCAAAATGTGAAATGTAATtttatactatacatatttTATTCACAATAAATTTACTCACAAAATATAATGTAGTAATTCTTACTCATATACCATATATGGTCCCCAAACATTGCACtttgttagatttgggttggaggtaAACTTTAGGTAGATGTTCAAGAGGTGGGTTGGAGCCCTCTGCCCTTTAGTACAGCCTTGTATGTGGTTCGATCACCAGGACCACGGACTGGACTACACAGAGTTGCTGAGTGCCGGTCAGTACAAGGAGAAGTACCGAGTTGATATGATCCAGTGGGGCGAGAGCAAGAGGCAGGAGGACCCTGGCTTTTTTTGCCGTCTGGCCATTCGCGCCGCAAACCAACCAGTGTGGGTGAGTGGTGCcttaaaagcattaaaaacCACTGGCTAGTACTGGttttagaatgggatgctctggacCTAAGGTCCTCATACCCAGTGCTAAGTGCTGGCTGGTGGAGTATGAAGGCGCTCATccttgggctgtggagcagcagaagtGCATTCTCGTCCAaaccttttgggatgagctggagtggcagaGCTATAACCACCCAACATctgtacctgacctcactgttgttcttgtggctgaatgtaatcagatcctcacagaaatgGTCCAGCATTCAGTGTATGTAAAGCCTTCCGCCCTCCTTTAAGACTAGAGAATAGAGGCTGTTATTGCGGCCTAGGGTGGAAAACTCCCTGTAATAACACCCTGGCTTTCAGATGATGcactggatgagcaggtgtccacaaacttttaaacaCAGTGCTTGAGCAGGAGTGAGGACTGTACGCTAAGACGCTTGCTATGATCACATTAGAAGCATTAGAAGGTTTCCAGACACGTAAAAGGCCTAGACTTGGACTAAATGACTCACCACATGGATAATCCCCATTAATAATCCCTTTTTTAATTAGGATTGAGCTTAATCTGTGGCCAGAAAACCAGCCAGAGCAATCTGAAGATTTCACAGTAGGACTACAGCGGGGTTGCTTAATTTTTCTGGAGAACAAAATGACTATAGTTTAAAACCAAAGGCAGGTATGCAGTGCTCCCGCTGGTAAAGCAGGGCTTTTCCACTAAagggattttttttctaattagcCGTAATCCAAGCGTAAAGATGTGGAGGGAGTTTTGGTCTTGTGGGAAAACCCTGTGGAAAATAATGGATAAACATCTAGACGAAAGCAGCTCAAACACAGTCAAAGCTCTGAAACCACAGATGGTACATTACCTTCTCACgttcactgtaaaatagttccacactgcagaccctAAACTGTGCTATGACCTTCAGAGAACGTTCCTCACTGCTGCGAGCTGGGAATATTGTCCGTTAATGGTGTCTAGAGGACACCAGAGGCCAAtctgctagaacacagcggtaaaaacaaaggatcagagcTTAAAATTCTAGATCTCCAAACTATTTACATATGTCTGGACTGAATCAGGACATTCCTACTAACTGTTACATACCGACGTGTTGATCAGCTTCCAAGCAGCAGTATGAGCTAGCTGGAAACAGCCCTCCATGAAGCATGTACCCTACAATAGGTTGAGCAAATTTCTTCCTCCCTTTATTAAAATATGGTCAGAAAGGGGGGCTGTGTTTTGTTGACAACCAGAACCTCTCATTCATTCCTGAGACTACTGGCCTGGGCAGTGCTGTAGGATTTAGGTCCTCTAACTCACACTTACAAGTTTCtcctccacaagggggcgctgtaAGTGCTGTCATAACATCGACAGGGATCGATGGGATTGAAAATGAATAAAGCGCTGTATTAATAGACATACCATTATTCTAATTACTACTACATGATGTGGTCTGTCTTCCATGGTCCAGATTGTGAGCGATTGCAGGCGGATGTCAGATCTGCAGTGGTTCTGGATGGAGTATCCGCAGCAGTGCGTCAGCGTTCGAGTGGAAGCTTCTCAGCAAACCAGAGCGCAAAGAGGCTGGAAGTTCACTACAGGTAGGAGAAAGAGCTGCATCTGAAATCCATCATGTGTGTAGCATACAGTCGATTACCACAGACAACAATTAGCCAACACGTTACAACTGTGCTGAACAAAATAACGGGCAACCCCTTGACTACAGCACCGGCCCAATATCAAGCAGGTCCcgcttgtgccaccacaacagatctgaccattcgaggactccatggactccacaagacttcggAAGGGGTCTAGTGGTATTTGGCATGTCCtatgggacctccatggattgtGTCAGTAAAccttaggtgtccatgaccctgtcgacAGTTCAGTGGTTGTCCTTTCGTGGAGCACTtgtgataggtactgaccactgcagagcAGGAACACTCCACAAGTCCTGCTTGATGGAGCAGGAAGGGGCCAGCTAACCGACACCTATGGCCCAAGATAAAGAACCAATTCTACAACCACACAGTTTTCCTAAGCTGATGTCAGACATTAAATTGAAGACATAAACCACCTTAGTGTCACCACAGCTGACCGTTTCTACCTTTTGCTCCTCAGGAGTAGACGACGCAGAGTCTGAATGTGGCCTGGACCAGGGGGTGAACTTTGACTGGACCATAAgcaatgacggagacgccgctCTTCTTGAAGGCCAGCTCGAGAAGCTGTTATC comes from the Salminus brasiliensis chromosome 23, fSalBra1.hap2, whole genome shotgun sequence genome and includes:
- the pmvk gene encoding phosphomevalonate kinase codes for the protein MAALQPRLILLFSGKRKSGKDYVTGAIQDRLGPHACSILRLSAPLKAQYAQDHGLDYTELLSAGQYKEKYRVDMIQWGESKRQEDPGFFCRLAIRAANQPVWIVSDCRRMSDLQWFWMEYPQQCVSVRVEASQQTRAQRGWKFTTGVDDAESECGLDQGVNFDWTISNDGDAALLEGQLEKLLSLAKERSQ